A segment of the Bos mutus isolate GX-2022 chromosome 17, NWIPB_WYAK_1.1, whole genome shotgun sequence genome:
tggggcgggggccgtGGATGATGAGTGCGTCCTGGTCTCAGCTCACAGACCTCCGCCTCCACGTGGTAGCACCTCATTGGAGGGCTCCGGCCAGAGGGAGTTTCTGCCCACGTGATGGGGCTCCGGGGGCACAGATCTGGGCTCTGCACACCCCCTCggccctcctccccactgtcctgtcctctctcccacccctgcactctcccttccctccttcccctctgcccTTCCCCCTCTCACGCTCTGGGCCCACCCAGGCTGCCCACTGACCAGTCCTCCAGGAGGGCAGGACCTCAGGCCCTGGGTGGATGCAGGCCTGGCAGGGGTTGTGGCCTCCCTGGGACCCGGTGATGAGACGTGAAGGGTGTCAGCTCCACCCAGTCCTGGAGaacctgcccccccccacccccccacccccgcccccatgtCCACCGCAGCCCCGCAGGACCGCAGACCAGGACTGCCTCCCGTAGGGTTGGAAGTGTGACCGCCCTCCAGGACCCGGCCCCCCCTgaggccgccccccaccccccagacagCTCTTCTTCAATGGGACAGAACCCTTGAGGTCTCAGGACCCACTGCCGTGGCCCATGCTGGCTGCCACCCTGGAGACCGTGGCCACAGAAGGCGCGGAGGCCCTCTACACAGGGCGGCTGGGCCAGCTGCTGCTGGAGGACATCGCCAAGGAAGGTCAGCGTGCGAGGTCCCACTGCCCTGCCCGGCCAGAGAAAGCGGGGTCTGGGtgctggggctgagggagggcCAGTGGCTCCCAGGCTTCAAGAGGCTGTTCCTTAATCCTGCCTGCTGCTGGGCCCAGGGACCCTGCGGTCAACACCCCTGAGGCGCAGGGCCCCGTGGTTTCGGGCCTCAACACGGGAGCTATCAGTGGTCATGGGGGCTCCTGGCCTGGAGCTGGCCCCCCTCAGAGGCTAGTGCGCCTCCCCCATCTTCCCTGCTTGCTTTCCACCTGCCCATCTCCGGTCTGCCCACCCATCCCCCAGCCCCGAGCCACTGCCCACAGACCCAGCATtgccacccccccaaccccctcccggGGGTCTGGAAGGCTAGGGGGTGAGGGGAGCCccgctgtgtgaccctgggccccTGGCTGACACTGTGCCTCCATTTCCCTGTCTGTACACGGAGTCGTCCCCGCCTCGCCCAGGTAGCCGGCTGACCCGGCAGGACTTGGCATCCTTCCGGCCTGAGGTGGTGGATGCCCTCGCCATGCCCCTGGGGATTATACCCTGTATTCGCCGCCGCCGCCTGCTGGGGGCGCCATTCTCAGCTTCGTCCTCAACGTGCTCAAAGGTGAGGCCCCGCCCCGCAGGAGTCCGGGGCTGAGGGTCGGGCCCGGGGAGCGGTGTGCTCCAGAGCAGACCTGGGGGCGGCTAGGGCTCTGCAGGGGCGCCTGCCGTCATCTTCCTGCggagcccctcacccccaccccggggAACCCGACCCGGGGCAGAGGAGCAGGTGGTGAGCTGCCCGTCGAGTGTGTGCACCTAGGCCTGAGGCCCAGACTACAGCAGCCTgcagggtgggggggaggggcccTGGCGGGGGCCCCAGCCGTGTCCAGGGCTGGGACTGTCGGATGCTGACTACGTTCTCCGGGGCTGCCGTTAACAAATGATCACCCATCACCAAAACCTGCTGGCTTAGACCACGAGAAATTTATGCTCTgctagttctggaggccagaaattcAGAATCAAGGTGTCCACAAGGCCACCTTCCCTCCAGGGCCGGTTGGCGGGGGGAGCATTTGTTTTCTGCCTCTTCTAGTTTCTGGGGGCTGCGTCCGGTCAGCATCTGCGACCAcacggcttccctgtcctgcgtGTCTGTTTTACGCAGATGTCTTACATTTAGCGCCCACGGGATAACCCGCTCCTCCCAAGAGCCTTCAGCTACTGACACGATTGCTGCAGAAGGGGACACTCTTCTGTGGGGGGCAGTACTCACGGGTCCTGGGGGTTAGGACGCGGAGTCTGAGCCCACTGCACGACATGACCCCCACCTtcgcccaccccctcccccagggttCAACTTTACCGCCGAGTCGGTGGCGGGGCTGGAGGGGAGAGTGAACTTGTACCATCACCTCGTGGAGACGCTCAAGTTCGCTGGGGGGCAGAGGTGGCGGCTGTGGGACCCTCGAAGCCACCCAGAGGTCCAGGTAAGGTGTCCTGGGCTGGTGGGCAGCCCTGTCCCCGCCCCAGGGCTCAGGGTCAGGCCAGTGAGCGCCCTGCGCAGACCCCGAGCACCTGGCAGGTGAGGCCAGAGGGAGGTGAATACGGTTGGCTCTGGAACGGGAGGGCCTGGCAGTGGCCGGAGCAAGGAAGGTGTGGTCGGTCTGGGGGCAGCAGGGAGCCGGGAGGGCCGTGGGGGCACCTTCAGGGGACCCTCCGCCGCGTGGGCCCCTCCAGGCCACTCACGGACCCCCTAACCTGTCTGCCGTCCCCAGAACGCCTCCCAGGACCTGCTGGGGGAGGCCCTGGCCCAGCACATCCGCCAGCAGATGGACGACCGGGGAGACCACCCGCTCGACCACTACAGCCTGGCCGGGGCCTGGACCCACAGGATGGGCACGGCCCACGTATCCGTGCTGGGCGAGGACGGCAGCGCCGTGGCCGCCACCAGCACCATCAACACGCCGTGCGTGGGGCtcggggcgggcgggcgggcgggccgcACTGGGTTCCCTGGGCCTGGCGCCCCGCCCCCACTTGCTGTGTCCGCGGGGTAGGTGGGGGGCGGTACCTCTCCTCCTGTCAAAGGGGTCCTGCGCCCGGGCATCTCTGGCTGACGGGTGCTCACCCGGTGTCTCTGAGCACGGATGGGGAAGGCGCCTCACACCAGAAGGATGGTGCCGAGGAGGgctggggcggggccggggcgggctggggcggggccggggcggggccagCAAGTTACtctgggggcggggccagggggctctggggcggggccggggaggGGAGCGCGGTCCCAGCGTGCTGGGGGCGGCCCCTGAAGCCAGGGGCTCCTGGACGGCTGTGTGAGTCAGCACCCCGCAGTCGGCGCCCAGCCCCGCCTCCGTCCGCAGCTTTGGAGCCATGGTGTACTCACCACGCACGGGCATCCTTCTCAACAACGAGCTTCTGGACCTGTGCTGGCGGCACTCACAGGGCTCTAGAGCCACCCCCTCGCCCGGTGAGCAcaggccccccccacccccagccccgggtGAGGGAAGGCGGGCCGGTCTGGCGTCGGTGGATCGTGCCTCGGTTGACGGAGACGGAGCGGGCGGCCCTGGGGGGCTGGCTGGGAAGCGAATCTGCCCTGACTCCTGTCTGGCCCCCAGTTCCAGGTGAGCGGCCCCCGTCGTCCATGGTCCCCTCCATCTTGGTCAGCACAGCCCGGGGGTCGAAGCTCGTGATCGGCGGGGCCGGCGGGGAACTCATTATCTCTGCGGTGGCTCAGGTGAGTCTGGGGACTCCCGGCTAGAACGCGCCCTCGCTGGGCGGCCCTGCTGTCCCCggaggggttggggagggtggCTGGTACCCCCACTCCCCCGCCTTCCTCCCTGCGTCATCCTCTTCCTTGCAGGCCATCATGAACAAGCTGTGGCTGGGCTTTGACCTGCAAGCCGCCATCAAGGCCCCCATCCTTCACGTGGACAGCAAGGGCCAGGTGGAGTTCGAGCCCAGCTTCAGCCAGGTGAGGCAGATGCCTCCATGCCTGCCTTCAGAGCCTGGGGGCGGGGGCCTCAGCTCCTGTATGCCTTGGGCCAGGTCTCCACGCATCTCCAGGGTCTCTGTTAAGAGTCACAGACGGGCAAGCGTGGGGACCAGTCTGCCAGGCAGGGCACTTGGCCCCTCAGACACCAATACCTGGGCCCTGACGCACCGTCTCAGACCTGAGCCATGAGGGCCGTGCTCAGAGCACCTCACCCGCGAGGACcactggggcctggggcctgccTGTGTCCTTGGACTCGTGGGTCTTCAGAAGCCTCCAGTGATTCCTCCACCAGCAGGGCCCTGGGGAGTCTTCCTGCCACATCCCTGGCATCTGGGATCCCCCGTCTTCTCGTGGGTGTTGAGAGAGCGGATCCCAAGCTACCAATAGCATGGCACCAGGGCCATTCCTCCTGATGTTGAGTTGGGCTCTTCTTAAGCATGGAGGACTCGGGGCTCCAAAGGGCCCAGGCTCTGCCTTCTAGAGGCTTTGCTTTCCAGACCCTCAGAACCGAGTCCCCCACCGCCACCTACCTTCTCCACTGAAGCCCTGGACTCCTCTGGGGTTACGCTGAGGCCCTGGTGTCCTCAACTTAGGGCAGAAGTGAGGTTCTGTCTCAGGTCCTTCCAGACGGGGCCATGGACTCCGTCGTCCTCTCTGGAGCCAGGCCTCTGCTCTGGGGCCTGTGGAGTGGGGGGCCACAGACTCTGCGTCCTGCAGACGAGGCTGCGTCCAGCGCCCCTCTGTCCTCACCCAGACCTGCGCCCCTACTCCTGTCCAGGTTGGGGTCCTCAGCTCCCTGCTTGGGCCCCGTCCCCTCTGTGACCGGCtggcctcctctcccctccaggaGGTTCAGAAGGGGCTCCAGGACCGGGGCCAAGAGCAGAACAAGAGGCCCTTCTTCCTGAACGTGGTCCAGGCCGTGTCCCAGGACGGGGCCTGTGTGCACGCCGCAGCGGACCCGCGGAAGGGCGGGGAGCCCTCGGGCTACTGAAAGGCTGCTCCCTCCCGATTTGGGGTCCCGCCCCGCGTGCTCCAGGCCagcctgacctggggatcaagcGCTCTGGCAGGATCTGGGCCCCTGGGCTGGACGGTTGGCCTGGagctgcaaagaggtggacagcCCAGCAGATGGGCAACTGTGGGGGTCGAGTCTCCCCACCAGAGCCCCGGCCCTGGCCGCTCCAGGCCTCACCCACGACTGTGCCCCTGCCCCCTGGAAGCCCCGCTCCCCACCTGTATATCCTCCAGTCCGAGATTAAAGAAGAGACTGCACCATGCCTGACTCGGTGTCGAGGTGGAGAGGGCCACGCACAGAGCTAACCGTCTTGCACACAAGCCACCACGGGGCCAGGGAAACCAGAGCCGGGCTGGCGCTCATCCAAGGCGCCCCTGGACACTTGCTAAGGCTCCACACATGGCCGCCTGGACTACTGGCTTGGGGGGAAGGCTGGGGTGTGGCCTGGGGCCGCCTGGCCCTGGCTCCTGGGAGTCTGTGGCCCAGGCCCGTCCTGGAGCTTGTCCTCTGTCCCGGGCAAAGGCTGGAAGATGAGAGACCTAAGCACTCCCCAGCCCGCATCTCCAACCTGCTCTCACCCTCAGCACGGCTGACGTTTTGGGGGGCTGTGCCCACAATGTAGGATGCAGAGCAGCGTCTCTGGCCTCGCCTAGCTAAACGAGCCCCCTGCCCCGGCCAGTCAGCAGTCACCCCCGATTGAGAACCGCTGCTCTGGACCCAGGAGCCCCCGGCCACTGGGGACGGCGCTGCCAGCTGCCAGACGGGCTGGCCTTCCTGAGGGAATGCTCGTGGTGGGCTGACCTGGGGGGAGGTCCTGCCCACACCCTGATTCCTGGGAGCATCGGGGACTCTGGTCTCAGCCCAAACATCCCCCAGAGGCGTACCTCCGCATGGCTGGAGTCCGGCCGCTCGGGCCAGGGGAGGGCTTTGGCTCCTGTGCCCAGGGGGACAGAACGCAGCAGACTGAGGGGCTCAGACACGCTGCTCGCCTGCCCGCAGGGCCTCCCAGTGGCACCCACGTTCGTCACTGTGTCCCTGCATGTGGATGCGCTCCTGCCCCCACTGGGAGCTCAGTTACCTCCCGTGAGCTGGTGGGCTCccttgctggggtccagccccgggtggatccagggaattcgaagcggggacggcgtcggcgaggatcaggaaacaattgcttaattaaacgttaattaaggatataaagagtaatggaatgaggatagctcagtgaggaaactcagtggagaaaagaggctgaataattcagccagaaggtaagagaaagaatgacgtggtgagaccaagtttcggtgaacaaggcccgcactttattttccaaagtagtttttataccttaagttatgcatagaggataatgggggaaggggtagagtcttgcagcaaaccaggctttcttcctgcaaacttatcatatgcaaaagcttcggtgatttgcatcatcttctggcccggaggcctgttaacattttaagaccctttcttcagaaaacttacttttctctaaaggtgattagtcaggcgccaccctccaaaagcattagataaagttgcattcctacagagcaaaggtgtggtgggctataacaagaaaaagaattgactcaagggtcccaggttacaaacattaaagctactacttacaccaattatattaatcaatacactgccagggacacagcaggtaagggatatggaaacttagcagcaaacattggcccaacaagtgaaaatcccttcaccaatacaatttctaatcaatcttttaactgctcaaaggaatctgtatttagacagtttagaacatctcatgcctctcacagttgggacatgtggccggaaaaacctattcgggcaggctagaggacttccaaaggagtttgtaggttgaaacactgtcacacccaggaattattaactggagctgtaagctaactcttttttcagagagaggtagtgggggacagccccccgtaaagtcagaggtgtaggtgaaagcacaaagcagaaagtaggcagactctggttttgggggtagatgctcgagaatttccagggggactcctgaggcttgatcccgcctttgcgtatgccgagcctccttcctcatgacctttgtcatgggcggagctcctcacgctggctcccagcagtgatagaattccagttgagctactccagaccctgaaagatgatgctgtggaaagtgctgcactcaatatgcaatatgccggctcctggCATTCCCTCCCCGCCCAGGCTCTCACCCAGCTTTCTGGAACATCAGACTCAcatacccacccacccacctgcctcccacctcctgaGCACCTGGACCCTCAGGCACCTACCTCGGACTCAACACGCCAAACCAGAAGCCAGCTCTAAGGCAGCCGAACACTCTCCAGTGGCCTCCCTTCCCCGCTCCGAGACGGTCACCCAGGCCTCCCCCTCCATCTGCGTGGCCTGGCCTTGGTTCCATCTTTatccctctctctgcctcctggccGCTGCCACCACCTCAGTCCACTCCCCACTCAAGACAACCGTGACCCTCCAAATGCATACCTCATCCTGCGAGGAGGCCACACGGGGCCCTCCTTGGCCTCCAGGGCCCCTGGAGAAAACCCAGTCCCCACGCCCTGCTCATCCCACCCTGCAAGACTTGCTGACCCCTGCCCACGTCTCTTGTGGGCCACAAGCCATGCCAACCGAGGCACGTTCCCAGCCCAGTTAGTGGCTCTTACAGCTTCTGTAAACATCTCGTTAAACAGAGGCAATCAAAGCCAAGACTGCAGTATCTTCAAAATAACATTCACATGTATACAGATCAGTCCCACAGAACATAGTGAGagggaaaagaatttgcctgccagtgcaagagaagtgggtttgattaggaagatcccctggagtaggaaacggcaacccactcaagtattattcttgcctgggaaatcccatggacagaggaccctggcgggccacggtccatggggtcaccaagagtcggacatgactgagcacgcatgcacgcaggGCTCAGAGGAAAATCCATTGTCCTAGTTAGTtacattaaaataatcaaaacagcatctCGTGTAAGACGTTAGTAAAAGAACAATCAGAATAGTAGGGAAAGCAAGAGGAAGAATTTAGGAACAACTGAAGCAGAAATTGAGAATTTGAAGTCAGAACAGATCTTGGAAAAAATATACAGCTGTTAGCTAGCCAATCAGTAAAAATTAAGGAAGTGTAAATACGCAAAGCATGAAATGAGAATGGGGAAATAACGTAAGCTATAGAGGAAGTTAAAAGTACTAGAAAAGATGactcatttcaataaaaataaatttggaaactTGACAAAATAACCTTTCTAGGATAAATAGGATTACGGTACTTAACACTTGGTAAAAACATCTCTGTTTAtcagaaattcagatttaattggGCAGGCTTACAGGTCCCAGGAGGAGCAAAGATCTAGGTGGGTCAGCGATCACACAGAAAAGCCGAGAACGTTGCAGGAACAGTGGCCTACCTCGAACGCCCTTCTGGAAAGTTCCCCAGTGTCCTGCCATTAGGACCATAGGCTTCTCCTGCCAACTGTGTTCGGGAAACTCAACACAAAGTCCTCAAAAAAAACAATACTCGCAAGGAGACTCCAAGCAACACATTCAAAAGGACAGCACGTCCCCGGCGGGCCCTACAGCAGGACGGCTGGGAACGTCTGTGAGGGCCTGGACTCCCCTCTCAGCAGAGGAGAAAACCCAGGGTCATCTCCACGGAGAGGCGTCTGACGGAAGCCAAGACTCATTctggattaagaaaaaaacagcCCATGGACCTAACACCCAAACGCTGAAAGAGACCCACGGGTACTCCCTTCACGTGAACAAATATCTCAAAACAACACCAACGTCTGCTGGACACTGGCCACGGTTAGGAGCCGCTCTGTTGCTTTCCACGTACGAATCCACGTAATTCTCCCGAAGGGAAGGGAGCCACGATGACCCCCGTCTCGCAATGAGAAAGTGCGCACTCAGTCGCGTCGACtgtgaccccgtggtctgtagcccgccaggctcctctgtccgtggggctctccaggcaagaacactggagtgggttgccatcaccttctccgggagatcttcccgacacagggatggagcccaggtctcctgcatctcctggaactggcaggcggattctctacccgagccacaggggaagcccatgtTGAGAATACTGACGTCCCAAAGCTCCTAGGGTCCTGGAGTGTTAGTGTAAGTGTAAGTGTAAGTTCCCAAGTGGTGGAACTTGGGAGGCGGGTGCAGTAAAGGAGTCTTGACCCCCTCCCTCCTACCACATACAGAAATTAATTTGGGATGAACCCTAGGCCTAAATGGGAAATCTAAAATaattgcgggggtgggggtgagggacctcaagaggaaggggatacatGTAGAACCGTCTCATGGCTGATTCGTGCTGTGTGTAACAGAAGCCGACACAAAGTCGTAACGCAATTACCCtccagtgagaaagaaaaagttataaaataactgCCTCAGCAGCTGGTCCAGCGTCACTGATTATAAAGACCTTCACCTGCTCACTAAATTGCATCAGTGCTTTTgtgaagcaaacaaacaaaaactcaagtaAACCTCAGAAACCGTCAACCACGAAGTCCACAGAGACACGCAAATATGTACGGGACTCTGTGCCTCTGCTCGAGGAGCACGTCAAGCAGTGGGGAGAAGAGGAATGGTTAACAATCAGCACGAGAGCACGCAGGTAGCCGCCATCTGGGGAAGCAGTAAGCGGGACCCCTGCTCTTTTTATTTATACCAAATTAAACTCCAGTCGGACCAGGATTTAAGAATAaacccatttaaaaatgaaactgaaaagaaaaaccaaaattaaaatttttcattagaaaTGAAACTACCCCCCGAAAACACCATACAGATAttgtaagaaaatgagaaaatgttctatttATGATCTTTGAGTAGGGAAGTCCTTTACTGGGCATGACATAAAATCAAGAAGccatgttggttttttttttttaaaaggatgctgGGGAGATTGAGATGGGcgtgtacacactgttatatttgaAATGGATGACCGGAAAGCACCTGCTGCACAGCACACAGAACCCTGCCCAGTGCCACGTGGCCGCCtggatggggtgtgtgtgtgtgtgtgtgtgtgtggctgagtccctgcaCTGGTCACCTGGAACTcacaaataaaaaggtttttaaaaaaaaaagaaagaaagggttaACTAGGACTTCGCTGtcggtccagcggttaggactctgcgcttctaATGCGGGGGAtggggtccaatccctggtcaggaaactaagatcccacccgACGAGCAGCATGGCCAAGACTGTTTTCAAAAGAGAATAGATCTGAACAcatggaaatttaaaatgttgatgtggaaaatattttaaaagatcaacgACAACCTTGGGGAAAGACAGTTTCAATACATAACATGGCCTGAGCCTggtttctttaatatttaaatacttaaatatttaatagcAAAGACCAAGAATCCATTAGAAAGAGGCACAAGGATGTGACCCGTGAGGCCCTGGGAAGAGAACTACAAATGGTGATCTCAGCGCACACAGTTGTTCAACCTCCCTGGTAAACGTGCCAATTCAAACAACAACGAGATCCCACAAAGCGAACAGCTGCAGCCCAAAGGATCCGTCTCTGAATGCTTCCAAACACTGATACCAGGAAAAAACAGTCTTACACAAACTTCCCCAGAACAGAGAAAATATTGCCCAACTTTTAATGAGGCCAGCAGAATCCTGAGAACAAAACTTGACGAGGACGTTTCATGAAGGAAAAGTACAGGGTGATTTCATTCACTCACAGAGACGAAACATTCCTAAATGATACATGAATTCACCACTATCAATTTGGGTTTATTCTGGGAATATGTGATTGGTTGAACATTACAAAATCAAGCAATTctgggaactccctggcagtctagtggttaggaccgccaagggcctgagttcaatccctggcctgggaactaagatcccacaaacccgGCAACgtggccaaacaaacaaaagcaaacactCAAGCGATGCAATTCCGTGTTAACGCACGAacagaacaggaggaaaaaacatCCACCCTCTCAACAAACGCAGAAAAGCGTCTGGCAACACTTGCCAACTCCACTGAGCACTAAAACTCGCAGGAACTAGGAACGGAAGGAAACTTCCTCAATCTGGTAAATGGCGGCTACGAAGCCCTACTGGACTCCATACGTCACGGTGAAACCTGACCGCCTTCCTTTTGAGACCGAGGCCAGCTTCTCTTGAGAAGGACACATGGTGTTTGCTGgctttcactgttttctttccacACGGAAAGAGAAGTCCTTGCCCAGGCAGTCAGGTGGGAAAGacaaacagaaggagaaagagctGGCAAGGAGGACAGAAGCCGTCCGTGTGTGCAGGCGCTTAACAGGGAAGCGAGAGAAACCCCAGTGACACGTGCAAGGCCGCTGGAGCCAGGGAAACACGCAAAGATCACCGCTCTCTCTACGGATCCCTCCCAAAcggaaaacatttctttttggaCTGAAATCACTTAtgatagcattttgaaaaatccaagcctaaaagtaaaagaaacaggtaTTCGAGACCCCTACGTTGACCAAGGCTGCGAACTATAACTGCAGGATGTGAAGAAGACTTGAATAAACGGAAGCTTGTACTATGTTCACGGACTAAGAGAGTCAGGACGGCGAAGAGACCAATTCTCCCCACGTCCACCCGTAAATCCGATGCAATTCTAACAGAAGTCCTCACTTTTTCCGGGGGGCTCTGTttgtgggttttgtgtgtgtgtgtaaattgtAAGCTGATGTTGAAATTCATGTGGAAACACCAAGAGCTAGGACTAGCCCAGGCAGtcctgagtgaaagtgaaagtcgctcagtcgtgtccgactctttgtgaccccctgcaCTATTCAGTCCATCgagctctccaggccagaatactgaagtgggtgcctttcccttctccaggggatcttcccaacccaggggtcaaacccaagtctcccacactgcagtcgGTCTTAAGGAAGAGCATCACAGAGGACGCACATCACCAGAGGTCGGGAGCCAGCTACGGTGACTAAGGCGATCAGGCTCCAGTACAGTAATAAACCTGACCTCTGACAGAGGAGACAGAGCGGTGCAGTGCGGAAGGGACTGTGTTTCAAAGGACAATGCCAAGTCCATCAGATATCCACGTGAGACAGGTGTGTCCTGACCTGCCTCACACACGGCACAGACGTCTCATCATAAAATCGGACGCCACAACGCCTTTCTCTATAGGAGCCCACAGAGCAGCTCGGCGACTGGGAGGGGCAAAGAGGACGCAGAAGGCCCCAAGCGTAACAGAGAAAACAGCAGTGAACTTACAAAGAACAGCAGTGTTCTGAAGAAACAAGATCCTGAGCGTGGCTCAAGGTCCACCGCCTGGGGACTGAGTGGTAAGGAAATCCTTCCGTTCgggttttaagatttttaattgtagtaaaatacaagtggggcttccctggtggctcagtggtaaagaatctgcctgccagtgcaggagatacgggtttccatccctgggtcggggaagaccccctggaggaggaaatggcaacccacctcagtactcttgcctggagaaccccatggacagcggagcctggtgggctgcagtccatgggggtcaccaagagtcggacgtgacttagcaactaaagagcagCAGCGAAATACACACGACAGAAAGCGGACCGTCTTGACCACTTCTCAGGGTCCCGCTCAGACAGTGGTTGTCCTGTGTCTGGCTATTGCACTCAGCACAACagcctcaaggttcatccacgctGAAGCACGTGTATGACCCAGCGGTATCCCGTTGTACACAGACACGCCGCACCTGTTCACCCACCTATCTGCTGATGGACCCTTAAGCTGCCTCCGCCTTCTGGCTGTCGTGACTGActctgctgctgtgaacactggaggGTCCGTCTGAACGATTTAAAGCCTTGCGCACAGTATGTGTCCTCAGCGCTGGTGACAGATGTAAGGTCTTTTTCGCCTCTGGGCCTGGTGTACAGGACCAACTGCTGCAGCACACAGACCCAGAACGTGCCACGGCTTACTCACAgacaagtttattttttgttcccAAAGCAGGACTGGATGCGTTGAAGAGGCTGGGGCGAGGGCCCCTTCACAGGTTGGCACGGCTTCTAGTCCGTGGGAGCAGGGGAAAGGGCGGGTGGAGGGGTTTGCCTGGGGAGGCGTTAAGGGCCAGCCTGGAAAGTTCCCCACCTGCTTCTGCTGGCAGGCAGCAAC
Coding sequences within it:
- the GGT5 gene encoding LOW QUALITY PROTEIN: glutathione hydrolase 5 proenzyme (The sequence of the model RefSeq protein was modified relative to this genomic sequence to represent the inferred CDS: inserted 1 base in 1 codon), with the protein product MAQGRGAAVSLVLLALVLALAIIVPTVVVSRHRVHCGPQAFAHAAVAADSKTCSDIGRAILQQRGSPVDAAIAALVCTGVVNPQSMGLGGGVIFTIYNATTGKVEVINARETVPSNPIPALLDQCEQAQPLGIGAQWIGVPGELRGYAEAHRRHGRLPWAQLFMPTIALLRGGFRVPTILASFLHSQFLRPSLTESSLRQLFFNGTEPLRSQDPLPWPMLAATLETVATEGAEALYTGRLGQLLLEDIAKEGSRLTRQDLASFRPEVVDALAMPXGDYTLYSPPPPAGGAILSFVLNVLKGFNFTAESVAGLEGRVNLYHHLVETLKFAGGQRWRLWDPRSHPEVQNASQDLLGEALAQHIRQQMDDRGDHPLDHYSLAGAWTHRMGTAHVSVLGEDGSAVAATSTINTPFGAMVYSPRTGILLNNELLDLCWRHSQGSRATPSPVPGERPPSSMVPSILVSTARGSKLVIGGAGGELIISAVAQAIMNKLWLGFDLQAAIKAPILHVDSKGQVEFEPSFSQEVQKGLQDRGQEQNKRPFFLNVVQAVSQDGACVHAAADPRKGGEPSGY